Genomic segment of Salvia hispanica cultivar TCC Black 2014 chromosome 2, UniMelb_Shisp_WGS_1.0, whole genome shotgun sequence:
tttatttttttggttgcaaattttgattttttttttccttactCCGTTAaagatgttatttttttccttgttttttTGGGTGCAAATGATTTACGTGAGATGGCTGGATTTATGACTTAATTTAggtgaaaatatcatttttattcagaTGTAAGAGTAGAAAAATGGAGTTCATTGTACGGAATTATGCGGTTAGTTTGGAGTATTCATTCATGGGTTTAGTTGACCTGTTTTAGGATATGGGAGTCAAGTTTTCATGTGAATTTCAGTTCTTCGGAGCTGCAGAGCAAACATTAGCTATAAAGATGACCTATTGAATTGTAAATCAAAGTTCACTTGCCACCGGCAGAGAATTGGGGAGGTTAGTTTTGTGTATATATCAAATGCTTGGTGTGATTTAGCATTTCAAATATATCCAAGTAATACAATTGTGGGAGACCTGAATGTACCCTGTTATTCTGAGGCTCTCCTGATGAATAATGGGGACATTCACTGAATTATAAAACTTCCttttgtccacaaaaaatagtcatcATTGGTGCTACTATTGTGAATGGAGAATGGTCTCATCCATATAGTATTTGCAATGATTAAAAATGTATTGTAAGTGATGAAAGTGAGTGCAGAATGGGTCCCACGTATATGTAGTTAATATAGATAGAAAgtgtctattttttgtgagtAAACCATATGGTGAAAAGTggctattttttttggatggaaggagtattataatGAATGATTACGGACGTCTTGTTGATTGGGTTGATCGAGGTGGTGGGTGATTCGTTATATGTTCATCTTGTGCATTGGGTCCCATGTATATGTAGTTACTATAGATAGAAAGTGACTATTTTTGGTGAGCAAATCAAAATGGTAGAAAATGACTCTTTTTGTGGACGGGGCACCAACATCTTGTGGATTGGGTTGATTGAGGTGGTGCCTTGGTGGGTGAATCTTTATATGTTCATTTGTCTACTAATCACTGATAATCCACGAGGAAGAGTTGTGTTTAGGATGGGCTTGTATGTTTTGGTGTGACTGAAGTGTGTATAATGATGACTACACTAAATCTTTCTCTGTGGAGTGATAATGGTAACAGAGAGCTCATAGTAATGCAGTTCAATTGCCGGATCTCGAAATTGTTGGATCTGATGCAAGTTTCACACTGCTTTTACGATTATACCATTTATGAAGTTGAACACATAATCAAATAGTTTTACTTCTACCAGGGATTCAACTAGAAACTTTGTTGGTTTATGTCAAGCACCTTTCTTGCCTACTTTTGTGCTTATCTAGATAATTACTACTCATGTTTGATCTTATAGAAGTTCACCAATGCCAAACGAATCCAAACAATTATCAACATAGAATGTATCATTTTAGATTTTCTTTTGGCGATACAAGATATATCTATAATTTCTTAAAGAGCTACCATTGAGGATTCAACTTTTGTAGGAAAACCAAGTTTGTatcttatcaattttaatCTTTAGTGAGTGCATTTGTGTGTATATTTATCTGGAGGTATTttaatgcaaataaaaatcttAAGGGGGTATTTGGCACTTAGGGAGTTTTGGTTATTCTAGAACCATGGTTGTAACGTAAACATGTTAAATCTCTTGAGTTGTTTTTGTGCTTTCGTTTTTACTTTGTCTTTTAAGAACAGTTTTTCCGCGTGGGGTTCTTTTAATTCATTGACCATCCTCTTGGTTTTGTTGTGGCACCTATTTTTACTTTCATGCCTAGTCTCATATGAAGCATGCGATGTACACTCTAATTAATGAGTGTTTCGAGAATCAGAATGCTGTTGTTGATGTGTTTGTATGCATCGTTGtgttataatttattcatttcattgtGTGTGATCTGGCAGATTGCATAGGCTCTGCGTTTAACGTAAAGGGAGCAATGCAGTGCCCTAACTGCCGGAAAATTGAGAAAGGACAATGGCTCTATGCAAATGGTGGTCGTCAGTTGCCTGAGTTTAGCACAGATGATTGGGCACATGACGAGGATCTGTATGATCTAAATTATTCTGAAATGGTAATTTTCTGAATATTCATGATTGTGAGGGTATAATGATTTTGCTGTTGGGAAATACCATCTTCTTTCCTTAGTCAAGTAAAATGGTCCGCTTTTTCCTCATCGAATCTACCTAACTATTGAATTCAAGTAGCATAATCTTGAGCCTTTTCTCGTTGTACCATCCCAGATGATATACCTCTCCAACTTCATCTCTATGAGTACATTCTTGTTCTAATTAGGCTATGCCTTTTATGATGTGTTATGTCATTAACTTCTTGCATGGTTTTGAGTTATTTGAATGAGctaatttgttggaattgtGCAACTTGTTAAAGTTGGTGGTGGTAGATTTGAGTTCTATCCTTTGCCCACTTTTACTTGTTCTCCCTAGTGATTAGTCTAAATTTCAGATttagaatttatatataaacaatCTTTGTTTACTTTGATTCTACAGACGTTTGGAGTACACTGGTGTCCTTTCAGTGGTTTAACTAGGCTTCCATCATCTTTTGAGTAAGCCTCTTCTAACCTTATAAGTTTGATGTTGACCTCGAATTTCATAGTATGTATCCCCCTGGGTGTTCAAGTACAGATGGTATCTCTTTTTCACCACTAACAATTCCATTTTCTATTGAATGTTTGTGAACCAGTGCTAGAATTCTATAACAATAGagattaatatattatgtCATTTATTCCAGCTGGTATCTGCTCATACATGCATGCGTCCAGTATAACTGGATTTCGTGGTGTCTGGAATATGAATCTTTAATTCCTAAAAGCGCATGTTGGTTGTTGGCTATGACAAATTTCGCTTTGCTTAAATCAGCAGGGGCTGGAACAACCATGTCTTTTGTGCCTGCCCTAGATGTTATGAAGCCTGTAGTGCATTTTGTATCAATTTCAGCTAGGTTTGTGTTTGTAGAAACTCCTTCAGCCGGTATACCCCCCTGCCATTGTATGTGCTCATTTTAACAAGGTTTTGGAAATCTTCATTTCATAAATTGAACACACCTATTCCAATAGAATGGTTCTCCATTTCTCATGTAGAATATTTTATCTACAAAGAGCATGCTGATATGTAAGTGCCAGTATGGCGGACGTTGGAGAGTTTTCAGTCTCAGTTTTTCTGAAGATTTTACCTTTTGTATCTCTTTGGCATCAATGCTGCATTACATATTTGTTGGCTGTCAGTTCAACTATTATCTTTCCCCTTGTACCTACCCAGTTAACAAGTCtttgttatttgtttgtaTTTGCAGTGAAGGAGAATTTCCATCAAGTGCGTGTAAGTTATCTTCCTCAAGTTACTGTGAAGGCTTACTAAGTTTGTAATAATAAGATGGTGGTTTGTTTTGTAGACCACGATCATGTTGGACACCATGCTCACTTTGTGGAACATGGACCCACGTCCTCTACAACTCATCCGTGTCCATATATTGCTTATTTTGGGACAACTTCAACATCCAGTGGGAATGTATCTGATGGGTCCAATTTTAGTAATCATTGGAGTGGGCTGTCTGCTCCAAGTGAAGTACGGAACTCGTATGCTTCCCCTTCAGTGGATGCCCATTATCACAACAATTGGGACCACCCTTCTCATGTTGCTGCAACCAACCGAATTGGTAGTGCAGATCAACCACCTATTCCATCCGTCAGACATGGAATGCATCCTTTCGTCGTTGGTCACAGGTTAGGAATTGATCAAACTTTTGGTATCAACTTCGGGTCATCGTGAGTGgaaatatgttgatattggtATTAGCCCTATTGGCACTGATAAGAAAAATGGGAAGGAGATTGATTAATCAGCTTGATGTTTTCTGACAGCGCCGCTAGTAGAGCTATCACCTCATCAGTGCTTCCACCGTACCCTGGTACAGTTGCTCGGCCCCGTGACCGTCCTCCACTTCAAGCTCATTTCCAGCAATCCAGTAGTGCACGTGGCTCACTTGTTTCTACCGGACGTAGATCTGCCAGCCATAGGGGTTTGCATCAAGTTTCCCCAGTAGCCTCATCATCGGATGGATTTTACTTCTTTTCATCGAACCCATCTGGAATAAGTTTTCAAGATGCTGAACATCCCCCACGCAACCACTTTCAGGGTTGGGAGCGCGAGCAGCAGGCAGGCTTCCCTGTGAGCCAGGTTGATAGGGATTCAATCTGGGCACCTTTCCATCACCCTTCATCCAATTATGGTGTTAGACCGAGGCAGAGGCATGGGTCTGAGAGGATGCCATCGCAAAATCGAACATAAGTGTTAAATCATGTTGCGGTAAAACTTTGATGCCTGTGGCTCACAACTAAGAACTGAGAACCCGAATCGTATATGATTGAGCTACAGTCTTATAATGTGTAGACTTATGGGTGCAAATATTTGTGTGATGGTGGTGGGATTTGGCTTGCTCTTGTTTCTTAGCCATTGGGGTAAATAACACCATGTTCTTGAATCATTTGGGATTTTAACATACTAATTGTGGCAACGATCACAAACCTTTATGGAATTATCAAGTTATGGTTTAATCTGACTGAAATATTACACGATTGATGCCCATCTGAATGTATCTACAACATTTCCAcgtttttgtttaataaactagacataattcattttaatcttTCAACACAAATGCACCTGGCAAccacaaaattaagaccaCATAACCATCCATGAACTGACAGGCATAAGAATTTTGTTAATGACGGATATCCTGCCTTAATCCTCCCCTTGTAAGAATTTTCACCTGTTTTGGAATAAGAGTATCGTCAAAGTTTTGATCATTTACAATTATTTCTGCGCCTTTTTAGTTGAAATCAATTTGTGCTTTTAATGGCAAgtaaataactttttttttatgtgcaAGCAACAGAAATATAATTTCCTGTTGGTGGTGATTGTGTAGATATCATGATTTGGCTGGTACCATTAGATGCTATCATAAAATAGTCATATTGCACAAGAGGAATCATAATTTCCTGTTGGTGGTGATTGTGTGGTTTACAACAGCACAAGACATTATCTACTGAGCAAAGCTCACCATATTACACCAGAGGTCATTCAAGTATACGGTCTGGCTGTTCGAAAACATCCTGCTTCAGAATACAGTTGCTTCAAAACCGAGAGGGTGGTGGCACTGGCAACCTTCAAGTCATGTTCAATATAAGCAAAGTCAAATGCAGAGATAACCCGACCAGTTAGCATGAGTGTCAAACATTAACACACCGATGTTTAGTCTATGTAATCTTGAGACTACGTGCAAGTAGAATATTGACTAATCACTTCCCAGTCCAAGTAAAGATACTCCCAtgtattgtaaaaaaaaatagcctTGAAAAATGTGACTAAACAAAGGGGTAACACAAATCTAAATATATCTATAGCCAAAATTACAAAGAGGGAGGAGGATGGGGTGGCATTTTTTGCATAACTTACTCGCCTGTAACAAAGGGGGCGTAATATGCACATATGCTTGGCACTCATTTTCCGACATTCTTTCTGTTCCCGTGGCTAACAGGGGATGCAGGAGGGCTTATCCTAGTTCCTAGTCTCCTTCCAGTACGCTGGATAGCTGCTTGCTTCTGACGTTGACCGTTGCTCTTCCTTCTACTACATCATCATTGAACTAATATGATAAGCCACAGCATAATATTCTTATGGAGGACTAATACTGAATTACTACTGTAGAATCTCAGTAAAACTAAAAGTACATCAATCAAGAAAACGAAAGACATTACAATCGCAACACACTAGCATTAagattgatattaatatctcTTTCATTGGTGAAAGGAAGGATGGACTATTTGGCCTAATTAAAGATGCTTTAGAAGCagctttttattttttttcttccatctCTGAACGCAGGTCACCCACTCATGATTGCAGATTCTTTAGACTTCTCAATGTCAAAAGTAAAAGGGCTACATACATTGTGGATATAGGAAACTAAATGGAATAAACCGAGGAAACACAGACCAATATAAGTTGAATAGTCAAGCTAGTTCCAAATTTCTTATCTATCTCCTCTCATATTTCTTTTCTGAGAaaccacacacacaaacatatGCAGAAGTTACAAATTGACCCTCAAAATAAATGCTGACCTTGCAAACAGAAGTCCAGCTGTAAGCACCATTCCTCCAACAGCCCAAGAAATTCTCTCACTCAATGGCATATCAACAAtcaattgcataaaatcttggACAACCTCAGTGTTCTGTTCTCCACGCACAATCTCAGAACGTGAAGATTTCCAGGAATTTGCAATATAATCTAGGCTACCCTTCCCACCATAGCATGGAAATTCACCAGGTTCATCGAGAGGCTTGACAGAGAAACCTGCAGCATTGCAGAGCTCAGTTCCATTAGAGACCCACTCTGAAGCTCTACCACAAACAAAGTCACCTTGGCCGCATGGTGCTAGTACCTGAAATATGATTATCCGATCAgcaaatttactaaaaatttaatgtttaaagTGAAATTCTATTAACCCCAAACCATCATTCAAGTACTACCAACATTTATCACTTTTAGCAAAGCCCAGCTAAAACAAAAGCAATCTGCGCTCTTTCTGGACAAGTTATTTTGGATAATTTAAAAGCATAAGCACATATCATAGATAAGAATATGAGGAAATTGCAAAAATGTGAAATAGTTAGAAGTGCAAAAAACCTGTGTTTTTCCATCCATAGCAAAGTATGCTGTTGAACATGCTTCATAAATCCTATCACAAAATGATGCACAGATGTTAGGAGGTCCTCGCTGTACCCCCACCCTTGGATCGCAGATAGAACATTCCAAGAATTCCCATAAATTCAAGCACTCTTGGCTTGCTTCTCCAG
This window contains:
- the LOC125203317 gene encoding uncharacterized protein LOC125203317 isoform X2, which translates into the protein MRRFHRFCIFLFLTSINFWFLCAGKTSEVCISPGGRFPPFSNVGKPPTKARKGPRDLTLCRVFRKETCCDATQTHPALLSIRRLASSGEASQECLNLWEFLECSICDPRVGVQRGPPNICASFCDRIYEACSTAYFAMDGKTQVLAPCGQGDFVCGRASEWVSNGTELCNAAGFSVKPLDEPGEFPCYGGKGSLDYIANSWKSSRSEIVRGEQNTEVVQDFMQLIVDMPLSERISWAVGGMVLTAGLLFARRKSNGQRQKQAAIQRTGRRLGTRISPPASPVSHGNRKNVGK
- the LOC125203317 gene encoding uncharacterized protein LOC125203317 isoform X1, producing MRRFHRFCIFLFLTSINFWFLCAGKTSEVCISPGGRFPPFSNVGKPPTKARKGPRDLTLCRVFRKETCCDATQTHPALLSIRRLASSGEASQECLNLWEFLECSICDPRVGVQRGPPNICASFCDRIYEACSTAYFAMDGKTQVLAPCGQGDFVCGRASEWVSNGTELCNAAGFSVKPLDEPGEFPCYGGKGSLDYIANSWKSSRSEIVRGEQNTEVVQDFMQLIVDMPLSERISWAVGGMVLTAGLLFASRRKSNGQRQKQAAIQRTGRRLGTRISPPASPVSHGNRKNVGK
- the LOC125207446 gene encoding E3 ubiquitin-protein ligase IPI1-like isoform X2, whose translation is MGLGDADLLDDGDSGCKASDAIVPCSICLDVVTDAGVRSWAKLQCGHQFHLDCIGSAFNVKGAMQCPNCRKIEKGQWLYANGGRQLPEFSTDDWAHDEDLYDLNYSEMTFGVHWCPFSGLTRLPSSFDEGEFPSNHDHVGHHAHFVEHGPTSSTTHPCPYIAYFGTTSTSSGNVSDGSNFSNHWSGLSAPSEVRNSYASPSVDAHYHNNWDHPSHVAATNRIGSADQPPIPSVRHGMHPFVVGHSAASRAITSSVLPPYPGTVARPRDRPPLQAHFQQSSSARGSLVSTGRRSASHRGLHQVSPVASSSDGFYFFSSNPSGISFQDAEHPPRNHFQGWEREQQAGFPVSQVDRDSIWAPFHHPSSNYGVRPRQRHGSERMPSQNRT
- the LOC125207446 gene encoding E3 ubiquitin-protein ligase IPI1-like isoform X4: MGLGDADLLDDGDSGCKASDAIVPCSICLDVVTDAGVRSWAKLQCGHQFHLDCIGSAFNVKGAMQCPNCRKIEKGQWLYANGGRQLPEFSTDDWAHDEDLYDLNYSEMTFGVHWCPFSGLTRLPSSFDEGEFPSSAYHDHVGHHAHFVEHGPTSSTTHPCPYIAYFGTTSTSSGNVSDGSNFSNHWSGLSAPSEVRNSYASPSVDAHYHNNWDHPSHVAATNRIGSADQPPIPSVRHGMHPFVVGHSAASRAITSSVLPPYPGTVARPRDRPPLQAHFQQSSSARGSLVSTGRRSASHRGLGARAAGRLPCEPG
- the LOC125207446 gene encoding E3 ubiquitin-protein ligase IPI1-like isoform X3 is translated as MQCPNCRKIEKGQWLYANGGRQLPEFSTDDWAHDEDLYDLNYSEMTFGVHWCPFSGLTRLPSSFDEGEFPSSAYHDHVGHHAHFVEHGPTSSTTHPCPYIAYFGTTSTSSGNVSDGSNFSNHWSGLSAPSEVRNSYASPSVDAHYHNNWDHPSHVAATNRIGSADQPPIPSVRHGMHPFVVGHSAASRAITSSVLPPYPGTVARPRDRPPLQAHFQQSSSARGSLVSTGRRSASHRGLHQVSPVASSSDGFYFFSSNPSGISFQDAEHPPRNHFQGWEREQQAGFPVSQVDRDSIWAPFHHPSSNYGVRPRQRHGSERMPSQNRT
- the LOC125207446 gene encoding E3 ubiquitin-protein ligase IPI1-like isoform X1, with product MGLGDADLLDDGDSGCKASDAIVPCSICLDVVTDAGVRSWAKLQCGHQFHLDCIGSAFNVKGAMQCPNCRKIEKGQWLYANGGRQLPEFSTDDWAHDEDLYDLNYSEMTFGVHWCPFSGLTRLPSSFDEGEFPSSAYHDHVGHHAHFVEHGPTSSTTHPCPYIAYFGTTSTSSGNVSDGSNFSNHWSGLSAPSEVRNSYASPSVDAHYHNNWDHPSHVAATNRIGSADQPPIPSVRHGMHPFVVGHSAASRAITSSVLPPYPGTVARPRDRPPLQAHFQQSSSARGSLVSTGRRSASHRGLHQVSPVASSSDGFYFFSSNPSGISFQDAEHPPRNHFQGWEREQQAGFPVSQVDRDSIWAPFHHPSSNYGVRPRQRHGSERMPSQNRT